The following proteins come from a genomic window of Gossypium raimondii isolate GPD5lz chromosome 5, ASM2569854v1, whole genome shotgun sequence:
- the LOC105766237 gene encoding receptor-like protein 6: MCDHKEGNVIGLDLSWSGLVGSLQSNSALFSLQNLQWLNLAGNDFDDSEIPSEFSKLKSLTYLNLSGIGLTGFVPPEISLLSELVSLDLGLNHLLFRSHVFNMLVHNLTKLENMILDLMDLSLVVPYSFLNLTVSMKHLSLFPCHLQGKFPAEILQFPYLENIILQFNVDLIGHPPETNWSSPLRVLDVSQTRFSKELPDSIGNLKHLKTLNLRGCDFMGSIPSTLGNLTKITFLDISGNMFQGQIPDVFGNLNDLSSMDFSHNNFSGFLPSSTFNLTGLTFLDFSSNFLQGTLPNNVRGLPYLRELHLNANLLNGRVPGWLFSLPSLNWLDLNSNKLNGPIDPIQEPNLVQYVDLSENEIQGPIPGSFFDLVNLIDLYISSNNLSGNIKSSELVKLRNLGLLDLSHNSLLSLTSCNNGANSTLPMVIEFHFSSCNMQRFPSFLNASKYLQVLDLSNNQIHGSITKWEAEGWESLITLNLYMNFMTGIEQVPGKHLSALDLRSNSLQGPLPALPQSLLYFLISDNELVGEIPPTICNSSSLVVLDLSKNKLGGIVPDCLGNFRRLTVMDLRTNYFRGKIPTTYVRYSSLRTLNLNDNQLEGSIPQSLTNCYSLEVLDLGNNNINDTFPYWLGTLPNLQVLVLRSNRFHGDTQNFNGSFTFSSLRMIDLSRNEFTGHIPPELFENLKSMKDIQVDKSGPKYMGEYYYQDSVIVTMKGSDFKLERILTSFTVIDFSSNHFKGSIPKELGELNSVIVLNFSHNSLAGNIPPSLGKMAALESLDLSSNKLQGRIPVQLTDLTFLGALNLSNNNLEGHIPLANHFDTFSNDSFDGNSGLCGFPLSKKCGNDQEPESPPSTVADESETSIWKIAAMGYGSGLVLGLSMGYIVFTTGRPRWLVKMIKRNPQKRRRIRRNGRRKN; encoded by the coding sequence ATGTGTGATCACAAGGAAGGAAACGTGATTGGCCTTGATCTCAGTTGGAGTGGTCTGGTTGGTTCTCTCCAATCAAACAGTGCCCTCTTCTCACTTCAAAACCTCCAATGGCTCAACCTTGCCGGCAATGATTTCGACGACTCTGAAATCCCGTCTGAGTTTAGTAAGTTGAAAAGTCTAACATATCTCAATCTCTCTGGCATAGGACTCACTGGTTTTGTCCCACCTGAAATCTCTCTTTTGTCAGAACTAGTTTCGCTTGATCTCGGTCTGAATCATCTTTTGTTTAGGAGCCATGTTTTTAACATGCTTGTCCATAACCttacaaaattagaaaatatgatcCTTGACCTTATGGATTTGTCTTTGGTTGTACCCTATTCTTTCCTTAACTTGACTGTCTCAATGAAGCATCTGAGTCTCTTTCCCTGTCATCTGCAAGGAAAATTTCCAGctgaaattttacaatttccaTATCTTGAAAATATCATTCTTCAGTTTAACGTCGATCTCATTGGTCATCCACCTGAAACAAATTGGAGTAGTCCCCTTAGAGTGTTGGATGTTTCACAGACGAGGTTTTCAAAAGAGTTGCCAGACTCAATTGGAAACCTTAAACACTTGAAAACACTTAACCTTCGAGGTTGTGATTTTATGGGGTCAATCCCTTCAACACTTGGAAACCTCACAAAAATCACCTTCTTGGATATCTCAGGCAACATGTTCCAAGGGCAAATTCCAGATGTTTTTGGGAACTTAAACGATCTAAGTTCCATGGATTTTTCCCATAACAATTTCAGTGGGTTCTTGCCATCATCAACATTTAACCTCACCGGCCTTACTTTCCTGGACTTCTCTTCCAATTTCCTTCAGGGTACCCTTCCCAACAACGTACGTGGACTTCCATATCTAAGAGAACTCCACTTAAATGCAAACTTGCTTAATGGCAGAGTACCAGGTTGGTTGTTTAGTCTACCATCTTTGAATTGGTTGGACCTCAACTCTAACAAACTTAATGGTCCCATTGACCCAATTCAAGAGCCTAATCTAGTCCAATATGTCGATTTGTCAGAGAATGAAATCCAAGGACCAATTCCAGGTTCTTTCTTTGACCTTGTGAACCTTATTGATCTTTACATTTCATCAAATAACTTGAGTGGCAATATCAAGTCATCCGAGCTTGTGAAGCTTAGGAATCTAGGGTTACTTGATCTTTCACATAACAGCTTACTGTCATTAACTAGCTGCAATAATGGTGCCAATTCTACACTGCCCATGGTAATTGAGTTTCATTTCTCTTCTTGCAACATGCAACGTTTCCCAAGCTTCTTGAATGCATCCAAGTACTTGCAAGTTTTAGATCTTTCTAATAACCAAATTCATGGTTCCATTACAAAATGGGAAGCCGAAGGATGGGAGAGCTTGATTACTTTGAACTTGTATATGAACTTCATGACTGGCATAGAGCAAGTTCCTGGGAAGCATCTATCAGCTCTCGATCTTCGTTCAAATTCACTTCAAGGACCACTTCCAGCTTTACCACAGTCATTGCTTTATTTCTTAATCTCAGACAATGAGTTGGTTGGAGAAATACCTCCTACTATTTGCAATTCGAGTTCTCTTGTTGTACTTGACTTATCCAAGAATAAGTTGGGTGGGATTGTTCCAGACTGTCTTGGCAATTTTAGACGTCTCACAGTTATGGATTTGAGAACGAATTACTTTCGCGGaaaaattccaacaacataCGTCAGATATAGTTCATTGAGAACACTTAACCTCAATGACAACCAACTTGAAGGATCAATTCCACAATCATTAACGAACTGCTACAGTTTGGAAGTTTTAGATTTGGGCAACAACAACATAAATGATACATTTCCTTATTGGTTAGGTACGCTTCCTAATCTGCAAGTTCTTGTCCTTCGATCTAATAGATTCCATGGTGACACACAAAATTTCAATGGATCATTTACCTTCAGTAGCCTTCGAATGATTGATCTCTCTCGAAATGAGTTCACTGGTCACATCCCACCAGagctatttgaaaatttaaaatcaatgaaAGATATTCAGGTAGACAAAAGTGGTCCAAAGTACATGGGAGAATATTATTATCAAGACTCTGTAATTGTAACAATGAAAGGGTCGGATTTCAAACTTGAGAGAATTTTAACTTCTTTCACAGTTATTGATTTTTCAAGCAACCATTTCAAGGGGTCGATTCCTAAAGAACTTGGAGAACTCAACTCAGTCATAGTGCTCAACTTCTCACACAATAGCTTAGCAGGTAATATCCCACCATCACTTGGAAAAATGGCAGCACTTGAATCATTGGATCTCTCGTCAAACAAGCTTCAAGGAAGAATCCCAGTGCAGTTAACTGACTTGACATTTCTTGGAGCATTGAATCTTTCTAATAACAATCTTGAGGGGCATATACCGTTAGCTAATCATTTCGATACTTTCTCAAATGATTCCTTCGATGGCAACTCCGGACTATGTGGATTTCCATTGTCAAAGAAATGTGGCAACGATCAGGAACCAGAATCACCTCCATCAACAGTTGCTGATGAATCTGAAACAAGTATTTGGAAAATTGCAGCAATGGGTTATGGAAGTGGACTAGTGCTTGGATTGAGTATGGGATACATAGTTTTCACAACTGGGAGACCTCGTTGGCTAGTGAAGATGATCAAGCGAAACCCACAAAAGAGAAGAAGGATCCGTCGAAATGGAAGGAGAAAGAATTAG